One window of Hymenobacter sp. BRD128 genomic DNA carries:
- a CDS encoding molybdenum cofactor biosynthesis protein MoaE, whose translation MLIDLVDHAIDVAAVLQAAESDEAGAVNAFIGTVRSRSDGRRVVRLHYEAYPPMAVHQLRRVAEMAQEKWPMLRQVAVVHRHGTLEIGDVAVVVAVSTPHRADSFAACQYIIDTLKEVVPIWKKEEYEDGTVWVAAHP comes from the coding sequence ATGCTTATCGACTTAGTTGACCACGCTATCGACGTGGCTGCCGTGCTGCAAGCTGCCGAATCGGACGAGGCCGGCGCCGTAAATGCTTTCATCGGCACCGTGCGCAGCCGCAGCGACGGCCGCCGTGTGGTGCGCCTGCACTACGAGGCCTATCCGCCCATGGCCGTGCACCAGCTGCGCCGCGTGGCCGAAATGGCCCAGGAAAAGTGGCCCATGCTGCGCCAGGTAGCCGTGGTGCACCGCCACGGCACCCTCGAAATCGGCGACGTGGCCGTAGTAGTGGCCGTGTCTACGCCGCACCGCGCCGACTCCTTCGCCGCCTGCCAATACATTATCGACACGCTGAAGGAAGTGGTGCCCATCTGGAAGAAGGAGGAGTATGAAGACGGTACCGTGTGGGTAGCCGCCCATCCCTAG
- a CDS encoding MoaD/ThiS family protein, whose product MNLTVALFGIAREIVGQSSLQVAAPAGQSAAGLLADLRTQYPALAGLRSLAVAVNNEYAAEDVPLHERDEIALIPPVSGG is encoded by the coding sequence ATGAACCTTACCGTTGCCCTTTTTGGCATTGCCCGCGAAATCGTGGGGCAGTCGTCGCTGCAAGTGGCTGCACCAGCTGGGCAGTCGGCTGCCGGCCTGCTGGCCGACCTACGCACCCAATACCCCGCACTGGCCGGCCTGCGCAGCCTGGCCGTGGCCGTCAACAATGAATACGCTGCCGAAGATGTGCCCTTGCACGAGCGCGATGAAATCGCGCTGATTCCGCCCGTGAGCGGGGGCTAG
- the moaA gene encoding GTP 3',8-cyclase MoaA, translating into MLYDAHGRPLEYVRLAITDRCNLRCFYCMPEEGIKYMPKHELLSCEEMLRLVGILAGLGVRKVRLTGGEPFVRRDLVPFMERLAALPGIDDLSLTTNGVLTAPHVPALARMGVKAVNLSLDTLDRQRFCEITRRDELPQVMRTFYALLDAGIQVKINAVVMDGRNIQDLVPLAELSRGLPVEVRFIEEMPFNGGSHVATPESLPWNHRRIRQHLEAHLGDLVPAYTATGATASEYTIAGHQGRVGIIAAYSRTFCGTCNRLRLTAEGGIKTCLYDQGVLDVRALLRGGATDTAIAEALASAFYHRAANGFEAESQRPVHQLNFESMATIGG; encoded by the coding sequence GTGCTATACGACGCCCACGGCCGGCCGCTCGAATACGTGCGCCTGGCCATTACCGACCGCTGCAACCTGCGCTGCTTCTACTGCATGCCCGAGGAAGGTATTAAGTACATGCCTAAGCACGAGCTGCTTAGCTGCGAGGAAATGCTACGCCTGGTCGGTATTCTGGCTGGCCTGGGGGTGCGCAAGGTGCGTCTCACCGGCGGCGAGCCCTTCGTGCGGCGCGACCTGGTGCCCTTCATGGAGCGCCTGGCCGCCCTGCCCGGCATCGACGACCTCAGCCTCACGACCAACGGCGTGCTCACCGCGCCCCACGTACCGGCCCTGGCCCGCATGGGTGTGAAAGCCGTCAACCTCAGCCTTGATACGCTGGACCGCCAGCGGTTTTGTGAGATAACCCGCCGCGACGAGCTGCCGCAGGTCATGCGCACGTTCTACGCGCTGCTCGACGCTGGTATCCAAGTGAAAATCAATGCCGTGGTAATGGATGGCCGCAACATCCAGGACCTGGTGCCCCTGGCCGAGCTCAGCCGCGGCCTGCCCGTCGAAGTGCGCTTCATCGAGGAAATGCCCTTCAACGGCGGTAGCCACGTGGCCACGCCCGAGTCGCTGCCCTGGAACCACCGCCGCATCCGGCAGCACCTGGAGGCGCACTTAGGCGACCTTGTGCCGGCCTATACCGCCACCGGCGCCACGGCCAGCGAGTATACTATTGCCGGCCACCAGGGCCGGGTGGGCATCATCGCGGCCTACTCGCGCACCTTCTGCGGCACTTGCAACCGCCTGCGCCTCACGGCCGAAGGCGGCATCAAAACCTGCCTCTACGACCAGGGCGTGCTCGATGTGCGGGCCCTGCTGCGCGGCGGCGCCACCGATACGGCCATTGCCGAAGCGCTGGCCAGCGCCTTTTACCACCGCGCCGCCAACGGCTTCGAGGCCGAAAGCCAGCGCCCGGTGCACCAACTCAATTTTGAGAGCATGGCCACGATTGGCGGCTAG
- the moeB gene encoding HesA/MoeB/ThiF family protein, whose translation MSHPFSAAERQRYRRHLQLAEVGEAGQQRLRAARVLVVGAGGLGCPILQYLAAAGVGTLGLADADKVELTNLPRQILYGPADVGQPKVEAAARALKRLNELNTYNLHPIRVSPENVRELVAGYDVVVDGSDNFPTRYLLNDACVSLGRPLVSGAIYKFEGQVSVFNYAGGPTYRCLFPEPPSAAEAPDCNTTGVLNVLPGLIGTVQATEALKVVLGLGDVLSGRLWLLDTLTFQSRTLRFKRDAAQSQINLDTASPADYFDVSCAPEVQAISLSADDLRQRLASAAPPLLLDVRGPLEYQRRHLPGAVLLPLPELAARAAEVPRTRPVVVYCQSGVRSAKAVDLLRRELGYDNVLTLRGGLEDYPG comes from the coding sequence ATGTCACACCCATTCTCCGCCGCCGAGCGCCAGCGCTACCGCCGCCACCTGCAGCTGGCCGAAGTCGGCGAAGCCGGCCAGCAGCGCCTGCGCGCGGCCCGCGTGCTGGTGGTAGGCGCGGGCGGCCTGGGCTGCCCCATTTTGCAATACCTGGCCGCTGCCGGCGTGGGCACGCTAGGCCTCGCCGACGCCGACAAGGTGGAGCTGACCAACCTGCCCCGCCAGATTCTCTACGGCCCCGCCGATGTGGGCCAACCTAAGGTGGAAGCCGCCGCCCGCGCCCTAAAACGACTCAACGAGCTGAATACCTACAACCTGCACCCCATTCGCGTAAGTCCTGAAAACGTGCGCGAGCTGGTGGCCGGCTACGACGTAGTGGTCGATGGCTCCGATAACTTCCCCACGCGCTACCTGCTCAACGATGCCTGCGTGAGCCTGGGCCGGCCGCTGGTGTCGGGCGCCATCTACAAGTTTGAGGGCCAGGTTTCGGTGTTTAATTATGCGGGCGGGCCTACTTACCGCTGCCTGTTCCCCGAGCCGCCGAGCGCCGCCGAGGCACCCGACTGCAACACCACCGGCGTGCTCAATGTGCTGCCCGGCCTCATTGGCACGGTGCAGGCCACCGAGGCCCTGAAGGTGGTGCTGGGCCTGGGCGACGTGCTCAGCGGCCGCCTCTGGCTGCTCGACACGCTCACTTTCCAGAGCCGCACGCTGCGCTTCAAGCGCGACGCGGCGCAGAGTCAAATTAACCTCGACACCGCTAGCCCCGCCGACTACTTCGACGTGAGCTGCGCCCCCGAAGTCCAGGCTATCAGCCTCTCGGCCGACGACCTGCGCCAGCGGCTGGCCTCGGCCGCGCCGCCGCTGCTGCTCGATGTGCGCGGCCCGCTCGAATACCAGCGCCGCCACCTGCCGGGCGCCGTGCTGCTGCCCCTGCCCGAGCTAGCCGCCCGCGCCGCCGAGGTGCCCCGTACCCGCCCGGTGGTGGTGTACTGCCAGAGCGGCGTGCGCAGCGCCAAAGCCGTGGACCTGCTGCGCCGCGAGCTGGGCTACGATAATGTGCTGACCCTGCGCGGCGGCCTCGAAGACTACCCCGGCTAG
- a CDS encoding TonB-dependent receptor: MSNKLRMLRGSVACASVLALAQAAAAQATKPQPGLARRPPPADTLRTDLKEVVVTASRVEESFLQSPVTVEKLNARAIRLSPAPSFFDAIDNLKGVQVITPSIGFKVINARGFTNTTNVRFAQLVDGVDNQAPHIGGPIGNVLGPSDLDIQRVELVPGTAAALYGLNAINGLANFQTKNPFNSEGLSVRQQTGVNHVNDPNAKTFGENGSPVKSYSETSVRYAKVLVTDRLAFKVNARYLRAYDWIANDQTDINPTGNATTGLFGADNPAQDQVSRYGNESSDRKNITLGGKSYQVARTGYDERDLVDYNVRTLKADGALHYRFRPGTELAYTYRVASFDNVYQRANRFRLQDYLLQQHALTFTSPVVQARAYFTEENTGKSYNLRSMGENIDRSYKPDTQWYGDYTTAWNNATKSGLGVAEAHRAARAAADAGRLQSGTDAFNQRLSQLQDINNWDVGAALRVRANLAHAEAQVNLAEALRRGGTALPASLDLLAGADHRTYLVVPDGNYFINPNPGKDPLNDNLTYSKTGGFVQAGGRLFEEKLRLTATLRVDKNDCFNVKFNPRFTAVYSPTQRQNFRLSYQSGYRFPSLFEGFSNVNSGQVKRIGGLRVMSDGVFENSYLRSSIDRFNAAVTAGINGTPAQTRAQAVAANQGLLVKNPYTYIKPEYIRSLEAGYKAALGPGGRLLVDVDFYYNSYRDFIAQVEAYVPQTTSGVALNTGTDLNAIATALNTTTIPAGSTTTGQARYRLWTNSQSQVYNYGGSAGLRYNMARGYLAGANATYTRLDRTENGDGLEDGFNTPQWLYNLSLANENAYRNFGFGLNFRHQVSYYSQTFLVNGSVPAFSSLDAQLSYYVPAAQVRFKLGASNVLNSYYVTYLGGPSVGGLYYLTVSYGL, from the coding sequence ATGAGCAATAAGCTACGCATGCTGCGCGGCTCGGTGGCGTGCGCCTCGGTGCTGGCGCTGGCCCAGGCTGCCGCCGCCCAGGCTACCAAGCCGCAGCCGGGGCTAGCCCGCCGCCCGCCGCCCGCCGACACGCTGCGCACCGACCTCAAAGAGGTGGTTGTGACGGCCTCGCGGGTGGAGGAGAGCTTTTTGCAGTCGCCGGTGACGGTGGAGAAGCTCAACGCCCGCGCCATTCGGTTGTCGCCCGCGCCCTCGTTTTTCGACGCCATCGATAATCTGAAGGGCGTGCAGGTGATTACGCCCAGCATTGGGTTTAAGGTGATTAACGCGCGCGGCTTCACCAATACCACCAACGTGCGCTTTGCCCAGCTCGTGGATGGCGTGGACAACCAGGCGCCGCACATCGGCGGGCCCATCGGCAACGTGCTGGGACCGAGCGACCTCGATATTCAGCGCGTGGAGCTGGTGCCCGGCACCGCCGCCGCGCTTTATGGGTTGAATGCTATTAATGGGCTAGCCAACTTTCAGACGAAGAATCCTTTCAACTCGGAGGGGCTGAGCGTGCGCCAGCAAACGGGCGTCAACCACGTGAACGACCCCAATGCCAAGACGTTTGGCGAGAATGGCTCGCCGGTGAAAAGCTATTCCGAAACCAGCGTGCGCTACGCGAAGGTGCTGGTGACTGACCGGCTAGCCTTCAAGGTGAACGCCAGATACCTGCGGGCCTACGACTGGATTGCCAACGACCAGACCGACATCAACCCCACCGGCAACGCCACCACCGGCCTGTTTGGGGCCGACAACCCGGCCCAGGACCAAGTGAGCCGCTACGGCAACGAGTCGTCGGACCGCAAGAATATTACGCTGGGGGGCAAAAGCTACCAGGTGGCCCGCACCGGCTACGACGAGCGCGACCTGGTGGACTACAACGTGCGAACGCTCAAGGCCGACGGTGCGCTGCACTACCGCTTCCGGCCCGGCACCGAGCTGGCCTACACCTACCGCGTGGCTAGCTTCGACAACGTGTACCAGCGCGCGAACCGCTTCCGGCTGCAAGACTACCTCTTGCAGCAGCACGCGCTCACCTTCACCTCGCCAGTGGTGCAGGCCCGCGCCTATTTTACCGAAGAAAACACCGGCAAGAGCTACAACCTGCGCTCGATGGGCGAAAACATCGACCGCAGCTACAAGCCCGACACCCAGTGGTACGGCGATTATACCACGGCCTGGAACAATGCTACCAAGAGTGGCTTGGGCGTGGCCGAGGCCCACCGCGCCGCCCGCGCGGCTGCCGATGCCGGCCGCCTCCAGTCCGGCACCGATGCCTTCAACCAGCGCCTGAGCCAGCTCCAGGACATCAACAACTGGGACGTGGGCGCCGCCCTGCGCGTGCGCGCCAACCTGGCCCACGCCGAAGCCCAGGTAAACCTGGCCGAGGCCCTGCGGCGCGGCGGCACCGCCCTGCCGGCTAGCCTCGACCTACTGGCCGGGGCCGACCACCGCACCTACCTCGTGGTGCCCGATGGCAACTACTTCATCAACCCCAACCCCGGCAAAGACCCGCTCAACGACAACCTCACGTACTCCAAAACCGGCGGCTTTGTGCAGGCGGGCGGGCGGCTGTTTGAAGAAAAGCTGCGCCTCACGGCCACGCTGCGGGTCGATAAGAACGACTGTTTCAACGTGAAATTCAACCCGCGCTTCACGGCCGTCTACTCGCCCACGCAGCGCCAGAATTTCCGCCTCAGCTACCAGAGCGGCTACCGCTTTCCGAGCTTGTTTGAAGGCTTTTCCAACGTGAACAGCGGCCAGGTAAAGCGCATCGGCGGCCTGCGAGTGATGAGCGACGGCGTGTTTGAGAACAGCTACCTGCGCAGCAGCATCGACCGCTTCAACGCCGCCGTGACGGCCGGCATCAACGGCACGCCGGCCCAGACCCGCGCCCAGGCCGTGGCGGCCAATCAGGGCTTGCTCGTCAAAAACCCCTACACCTACATCAAGCCCGAGTATATCCGCTCGCTTGAAGCTGGCTACAAGGCGGCGCTGGGCCCGGGCGGCCGGCTGCTGGTCGATGTCGATTTCTACTATAATTCGTACCGCGACTTCATTGCCCAAGTCGAAGCCTACGTGCCGCAGACCACCAGCGGCGTGGCGCTGAACACCGGCACTGACCTCAATGCGATAGCTACGGCGCTGAATACTACGACTATACCCGCGGGTAGCACCACCACCGGCCAGGCCCGCTACCGCCTCTGGACCAACTCGCAGAGCCAGGTGTACAACTACGGCGGCTCGGCCGGCCTGCGCTACAACATGGCCAGGGGCTACCTGGCCGGCGCCAACGCCACCTACACCCGCCTCGACCGCACCGAAAACGGCGATGGCCTCGAAGACGGCTTCAACACCCCGCAGTGGCTATACAACCTGAGCCTGGCCAACGAAAACGCCTACCGCAACTTCGGCTTCGGCCTTAATTTTCGCCACCAAGTCAGCTACTATTCCCAAACCTTCCTCGTGAACGGCAGTGTGCCCGCCTTCAGCTCGCTCGATGCGCAGCTGAGCTACTACGTGCCCGCGGCCCAGGTGCGGTTCAAGCTGGGGGCCAGCAATGTGTTGAACAGCTACTACGTGACTTATCTCGGCGGGCCCAGCGTGGGTGGGCTGTACTACCTCACGGTGAGCTACGGGCTGTGA
- a CDS encoding molybdopterin-dependent oxidoreductase: MAAALVLTGASLTGPVIYAQSATPTAAAQLRIEGLVATPRTLSAAEIAALPHREQTTTDKDGKMHAYRGVALRDVLHLAGVPEGKGIHGAVLAEVVLASAADGYQAVFALPEIDADFSPQTILLADLRDGQPLPAHDGPYQLIVPLEKKPARWVRQLTGLRVVKVQ; encoded by the coding sequence GTGGCCGCCGCTCTGGTGCTGACGGGTGCTAGTCTCACTGGGCCAGTGATTTATGCGCAGAGCGCCACGCCGACCGCCGCCGCGCAGCTACGTATCGAAGGCCTGGTCGCTACCCCACGCACGCTCAGCGCCGCCGAAATCGCCGCCTTGCCTCACCGCGAGCAAACCACTACCGACAAAGACGGCAAAATGCACGCGTACCGCGGCGTGGCTCTGCGCGACGTGCTGCACCTGGCCGGCGTGCCCGAGGGCAAGGGCATTCACGGCGCGGTGCTGGCCGAGGTGGTGCTGGCCAGCGCCGCCGACGGCTACCAGGCTGTGTTTGCGCTGCCCGAAATCGACGCCGATTTCTCGCCCCAGACTATCCTACTGGCCGACCTGCGCGACGGCCAGCCCCTGCCCGCCCACGACGGCCCCTACCAGCTCATCGTGCCGCTCGAAAAAAAGCCCGCCCGCTGGGTGCGCCAGCTCACCGGTCTGCGCGTGGTGAAAGTGCAATAA
- a CDS encoding winged helix-turn-helix domain-containing protein, which yields MHKLFAENQAFRANGRLWIEGPADRFLGIGRLELLERIEATGSISKAAKEMGMSYKKAWDLVSSMNAQARQPLVGAHAGGAHGGGATLTEAGAQAVAEFRAMQTRFAQFLADETARLYQ from the coding sequence ATGCACAAGCTTTTTGCCGAAAATCAAGCCTTCCGCGCCAACGGCCGCCTCTGGATAGAAGGCCCGGCCGACCGCTTTCTGGGCATCGGCCGGCTGGAGCTGCTGGAGCGCATCGAGGCCACCGGCTCCATCTCGAAGGCGGCCAAGGAAATGGGGATGTCTTACAAAAAAGCCTGGGATTTAGTGAGTTCCATGAATGCGCAGGCGCGGCAGCCCCTGGTGGGGGCCCACGCCGGCGGCGCCCACGGCGGCGGCGCCACCCTCACCGAAGCCGGCGCGCAGGCCGTGGCCGAGTTCCGGGCTATGCAAACGCGCTTCGCGCAGTTCCTGGCCGACGAGACAGCTCGACTGTACCAGTAA
- a CDS encoding FAD-dependent oxidoreductase: MANDIFMEYDVLVVGAGSAGLSAALTLARCRRRVLVADGGAPRNAPSGACTAF, from the coding sequence TTGGCAAACGATATTTTTATGGAGTACGATGTGCTGGTAGTAGGCGCTGGCAGCGCCGGCTTGAGCGCCGCCCTTACTTTGGCGCGCTGCCGCCGCCGCGTACTGGTGGCCGATGGCGGAGCCCCGCGCAATGCGCCCTCGGGGGCGTGCACGGCTTTTTGA
- a CDS encoding NAD(P)/FAD-dependent oxidoreductase, whose product MHGFLTHDGIRPAELLRLGRAQLAPYPTAEVRELKIDRIVRQGPGFEATGTTSQGHAWTGTARRVLLATGVDDMLPPLPGFRELWGTGVLHCPYCHGYEVRDQPLAIYGQGKTVLGLALLLTNWSRDLVVVTDGPGHLTDHGRQRLHRHGIGVREEPVARLVGEPNGTLRCVEFADGTYLERTALFMHAPQEQRSPLAAELGARLTSKGAIWVDKNAQTSVPGLYAAGDMVPGQQQAMLAAAEGNKAGICLNEALTREDVHKPGAGKK is encoded by the coding sequence GTGCACGGCTTTTTGACTCACGATGGCATCCGACCGGCCGAGCTGCTGCGCCTGGGCCGCGCGCAACTCGCCCCCTACCCTACTGCGGAAGTACGCGAACTGAAAATCGACCGCATTGTTCGCCAAGGGCCGGGCTTTGAGGCCACCGGCACCACCAGCCAGGGCCACGCCTGGACCGGCACCGCCCGCCGGGTGCTGCTGGCCACCGGGGTAGACGATATGCTACCGCCGCTGCCGGGTTTTCGCGAGCTGTGGGGCACGGGCGTGCTGCACTGCCCCTACTGCCACGGCTATGAGGTGCGCGACCAGCCGCTGGCTATTTATGGGCAGGGGAAAACCGTGCTGGGCCTGGCGCTGCTGCTCACCAACTGGAGCCGCGACCTGGTGGTGGTCACCGATGGCCCCGGCCACCTCACCGACCACGGCCGGCAGCGGCTGCATCGGCACGGCATTGGCGTGCGCGAAGAGCCAGTGGCGCGGCTGGTGGGCGAGCCCAACGGCACCCTGCGCTGCGTCGAATTTGCCGATGGCACCTACCTGGAGCGCACCGCCCTGTTTATGCACGCCCCACAGGAGCAGCGCAGCCCCCTGGCTGCCGAGCTAGGGGCGCGCCTAACCAGCAAAGGAGCCATTTGGGTAGATAAAAATGCCCAGACCTCCGTGCCCGGCCTGTACGCGGCCGGCGACATGGTGCCCGGCCAGCAGCAGGCTATGCTAGCCGCCGCCGAGGGCAACAAAGCCGGTATCTGTCTCAACGAGGCGCTTACCCGCGAAGACGTGCATAAGCCCGGGGCGGGCAAAAAATAA
- a CDS encoding MFS transporter, with translation MSPSAPAATPHDPYAALRIPDFRRYITARALFSIATQIQGVVVSWQIFKLTGDPLALGLIGLAEAIPSITVSLYAGHVADSVRRKRIVVPAVVVLFLCAVTLWWLAHPLQAALLEKGRLHLNFAHATIVWPLYLVIFVSGIARGFMGPALFAFMPQLLPDRSVLANAVTWSSTTWQGSAVIGPAIGGLLLHLSVEFAYGVDMVMEGLALLFFISIASRELPPIEGEKLSMGESILSGIKFIFSNQLVLAALSLDMFAVLFGGAVALLPFFAENILHGGPDAFGYLRAAPAVGSVLMAVFLTFSPLKKGAGRKMLWAVAGFGAATVAFALSTNFYLSLFLLFLTGVFDSVSVIVRQTLVHTYTPEYMKGRVSAVNSIFIGSSNEIGAFESGAAAKLLGTVPSVVFGGLMTMLVVAITSWRADQLRKLEMGAGKK, from the coding sequence ATGAGCCCCAGTGCCCCAGCCGCTACCCCGCACGACCCCTACGCCGCCCTACGTATCCCCGATTTTCGCCGCTACATTACGGCTCGCGCCTTGTTTTCAATAGCTACCCAAATTCAAGGCGTAGTAGTGAGCTGGCAGATTTTTAAGCTTACCGGCGACCCGCTGGCCCTGGGCCTCATTGGGCTGGCCGAGGCCATTCCGAGCATCACGGTGTCGCTCTACGCCGGGCACGTGGCCGACTCGGTGCGGCGCAAGCGCATTGTGGTGCCAGCCGTGGTGGTGCTGTTTCTGTGCGCCGTTACGCTCTGGTGGCTGGCGCACCCGCTGCAAGCAGCCCTGCTAGAAAAAGGTCGCCTGCACCTGAATTTTGCCCACGCCACCATCGTGTGGCCGCTGTACTTGGTTATTTTCGTGAGCGGCATTGCCCGGGGCTTTATGGGGCCGGCGCTGTTTGCTTTTATGCCGCAGCTGCTGCCCGACCGCAGCGTTCTGGCCAATGCCGTGACCTGGAGCTCGACCACCTGGCAGGGCTCGGCGGTGATAGGGCCGGCCATTGGGGGCTTGCTGCTGCACCTCAGTGTCGAGTTTGCCTACGGGGTCGATATGGTGATGGAGGGGCTAGCGCTGCTCTTTTTCATTAGTATTGCCAGCCGCGAGCTACCGCCCATCGAGGGCGAAAAGCTGAGCATGGGCGAGAGCATTCTGAGCGGCATCAAGTTCATTTTCAGCAATCAGCTGGTGCTGGCGGCGCTTTCGCTCGATATGTTTGCCGTACTCTTTGGCGGGGCGGTGGCGCTGCTGCCCTTCTTTGCCGAAAATATTTTGCACGGCGGCCCCGATGCCTTTGGCTACCTGCGCGCCGCACCGGCCGTGGGCTCGGTGCTGATGGCGGTATTTCTCACCTTTTCGCCCCTCAAAAAAGGCGCGGGCCGCAAAATGCTGTGGGCCGTGGCGGGTTTTGGCGCGGCTACCGTGGCCTTCGCGCTGTCCACCAATTTTTACTTGTCGTTGTTCCTGCTTTTCCTCACGGGCGTATTCGATTCGGTGTCGGTTATCGTGCGCCAGACGTTGGTGCATACCTACACGCCCGAGTACATGAAGGGTCGCGTATCGGCGGTGAACAGCATTTTCATCGGCTCCAGCAACGAAATTGGGGCCTTTGAGAGCGGGGCAGCGGCCAAGCTCCTCGGCACCGTGCCGAGCGTAGTTTTCGGCGGCCTGATGACTATGCTCGTGGTGGCCATCACGAGTTGGCGGGCCGACCAGCTACGCAAGCTCGAAATGGGAGCCGGGAAGAAATAG
- a CDS encoding PepSY domain-containing protein produces MKIFFRRLHLYLALVAGLVFFVQCLTGTVLVFEEEITHALHPERYAVAVPVGQSRLALAQLASQFEQANPKSSVLGFKVYADPARTVELMYRDGNARPDGPRHKGGARGELGRDPAQSKRGTDRGRPERGSTAYLNPYTGQVLGLQTEKQLPVFKFAEDLHRRLLAGEVGKALTGLSAIFILFITGTGLVLWWPKTRAILRGRLRIKWGASGKRLTHDLHVVLGFYCSLFLFGLAFTGVIMSYRWATETLFTLTNSRPTAGLLAPVSARPSSRRQVAYDAALRTGQATYRTAEYWRVGAPKDSAAAITVSAPSTLPLRSAGLDTLFADRRTGVALGQHLYTRQTAGAQLRRLAKPLHTGEIGGIWTKALVLVVTLCSLTFPVTGVLLWLNRTRKKSGKARRRTVAQPIAG; encoded by the coding sequence ATGAAAATATTTTTTCGCCGTCTTCACCTTTACCTAGCTCTGGTGGCCGGCCTGGTGTTTTTTGTGCAGTGCCTCACCGGGACGGTGCTGGTTTTTGAGGAAGAAATAACCCATGCGCTACACCCCGAGCGCTACGCGGTGGCCGTGCCGGTGGGGCAGTCTCGGTTGGCGCTGGCTCAGCTGGCTAGCCAGTTTGAGCAGGCTAATCCAAAAAGCAGCGTGTTGGGCTTCAAAGTATACGCCGACCCGGCGCGTACCGTGGAGCTGATGTATCGCGATGGCAACGCCCGCCCCGATGGCCCCCGGCACAAAGGCGGCGCTAGGGGTGAACTGGGCCGTGACCCGGCGCAAAGCAAGCGGGGCACCGATAGGGGCCGGCCCGAGCGCGGCAGCACGGCCTATCTCAACCCTTACACCGGCCAGGTGCTGGGGCTACAAACCGAAAAGCAGCTGCCCGTTTTCAAATTTGCCGAAGACCTGCACCGGCGCCTGCTGGCCGGGGAGGTGGGCAAGGCCCTGACCGGGTTGTCGGCCATTTTTATTCTCTTTATCACCGGCACGGGCCTGGTACTGTGGTGGCCCAAAACGCGCGCTATACTGCGGGGCCGCCTGCGCATCAAGTGGGGAGCTAGCGGCAAGCGCCTGACCCACGACTTGCACGTGGTGCTAGGCTTTTATTGCTCGCTGTTTCTGTTTGGATTAGCATTCACGGGCGTCATTATGTCGTACCGCTGGGCTACCGAGACTTTATTCACACTTACCAATTCGCGGCCCACGGCGGGTTTGCTAGCTCCGGTTTCGGCCCGGCCCAGCAGCCGCCGCCAGGTGGCCTACGATGCGGCCCTGCGCACCGGCCAGGCCACGTACCGCACCGCTGAATATTGGCGGGTGGGCGCGCCCAAAGATTCCGCCGCCGCCATTACCGTGAGTGCCCCCAGCACCCTGCCGCTACGCTCGGCGGGCCTCGATACGTTGTTTGCAGACCGCCGCACGGGCGTGGCGCTGGGCCAGCATCTGTACACCCGCCAAACGGCCGGCGCGCAGCTGCGCCGCCTCGCCAAGCCCTTGCACACCGGCGAAATCGGGGGCATCTGGACCAAGGCGCTGGTCCTGGTCGTGACCTTGTGCAGCCTCACTTTCCCGGTTACGGGCGTGCTGCTGTGGCTGAACCGGACCCGCAAAAAGTCGGGTAAGGCCCGCCGCCGCACGGTGGCGCAGCCAATAGCGGGCTAG